Proteins found in one Planococcus citri chromosome 2, ihPlaCitr1.1, whole genome shotgun sequence genomic segment:
- the LOC135836595 gene encoding uncharacterized protein LOC135836595 — MDYRYQRYLRCMEVMPEPAGTSSPTYGRGIINSMINNLPFEMHMPGYNYLGPGTKLEKRLNAGSQPINKLDELAMNHDIAYSKSKNLDDRHAADYNLQEGAWNRVLADDAGLGEKAVAWLTTNAMKAKRALGAGLLTKYPVSLEPAEQEKLAAAIQAQKGVSLKVSTIRTKESVMSESYLPLTKSQIANLKKGGNSIKTIRLSSAQVEKVKSGGYLKTILQYGPAAIGAVSALVDLFKSKEKDGKGVYINKKPRGSGVYINKKPKSGEGVYINKKPKGSGVYINKKPKSGEGVYINKKPKGNGLLDELLKKKKLLL, encoded by the coding sequence atggattATCGTTATCAAAGATATCTAAGATGCATGGAGGTAATGCCTGAGCCAGCAGGTACTTCTAGTCCTACTTATGGTAGAGGTATTATCAATTCTATGATTAATAATTTACCATTTGAAATGCATATGCCTGGCTACAATTATTTAGGTCCTGGTACCAAGCTTGAAAAGAGATTGAATGCAGGCAGCCAACCAATAAATAAACTTGATGAATTAGCTATGAATCACGATATAGCATATtccaaatctaaaaatttggatGATCGTCATGCTGCTGATTATAACTTACAAGAAGGAGCTTGGAACAGGGTGTTGGCTGATGATGCTGGGCTGGGAGAAAAAGCAGTAGCATGGTTAACAACTAATGCCATGAAAGCTAAAAGAGCTTTAGGTGCTGGCTTGCTAACAAAGTACCCTGTATCTCTGGAACCAGCAGAGCAAGAAAAACTTGCAGCAGCTATACAGGCACAGAAAGGTGTTTCTCTAAAGGTTAGTACTATACGTACCAAAGAATCTGTGATGAGTGAGTCCTACTTACCCCTAACAAAAAGTCAGATTGCAAATCTTAAGAAAGGTGGTAATAGTATAAAAACCATCAGATTATCATCTGCTCAGGTTGAAAAGGTCAAGTCTGGAGGTTACCTTAAAACAATACTTCAGTATGGTCCTGCAGCCATAGGTGCTGTTTCTGCTCTTGTTGATCTTttcaaaagtaaagaaaaagatGGCAAAGGTGTTTACATCAATAAGAAACCCAGAGGTTCAGGAGTTTACAttaataaaaaaccaaaaagtggtGAAGGTGTTTACATTAATAAGAAACCTAAAGGTTCAGGTGTTTACatcaataaaaaaccaaaaagtggtGAAGGTGTTTACATTAACAAGAAACCTAAAGGTAATGGTCTCTTGgatgagcttttaaaaaaaaaaaagctactccTCTGA